In uncultured Bacteroides sp., the following proteins share a genomic window:
- a CDS encoding tubulin-like doman-containing protein, giving the protein MTTKIRRCLYIGLGGTGMAALLNTKKMFVETYGEVPPMIGFLGIDTDGGAYKKDLDSRYGRITLSPNEQLPIKVQEARPIYEVNKDHFNWFPEENAFALTSMTLGAGQIRTNGRFALTVNYSDVENKVKSVIDRITEATITDNPNYELLSSNVEIHMVFSLCGGTGCGTFINMAYLLRKCAPQCKLTGYGVLPDVFEAMASSGMAKVKPNAYGAIQDLDWLMHMDLTSDKISLDYISSIQETNDRPFNAFFFIDNKNRNNDTYLHVDQLSEMISLTLVTSAGELSSASASVSDNLEKNISAGSMDIENKKAWAAGLGVCEIIFHGKDLRDLYANKAAKRLIERLLNSCIDADTIVNSWIDSPEVNIRENNGFDKVIDYMLDKEPPYPFSVINNRTNATPEYEAFLKSTQPKDGEIETKIARLSKRVSEELRKLMVKEINQECGVGATESILLGIQAQVSIFLKEMNDELKDLKEKQPIIESSVTLAIKDLSDLNGKFFKSKQKLEEYSDSVIDAATIMAINQREIIRRNAAITFYNGLQNNLINTYTKVTNIKKMLIAIISSCTEQLSEIQNRVGRASQTFQIDLAQTFLNQVVIKDEEIQIEEFLKDLSYPEKIFDFDTKRSTEVTKEILDYAKSLSTAKRWGNTTIDNILDLMDEDSFRHTVSIAINKSEPLLRCNYRGYSPAEKPANSFYIGVPDKKNSRLYKDDYFKNLLQGSIDVDFANIGVNDRVIIYRQFGVVPAYAIDPVTSYKEKYDNCNCNCHFDTIILNKMQREDYSIMPKAAVDDTLDLWVKGFIFGLIKNENDKYYFKCDELGDSLDDNWVELTKYRDESFDSFKRNKTIIRNEFNEYFNLYQRNKGVDVMQVKVDDAKMNYFDKYSQINLTKDEIKTKGFEPIRKLITAELEFVKKAL; this is encoded by the coding sequence ATGACAACTAAAATTAGAAGATGTCTTTACATTGGTTTAGGCGGTACAGGTATGGCTGCTTTATTAAATACTAAAAAAATGTTCGTTGAAACTTATGGTGAAGTACCACCTATGATTGGCTTTTTAGGAATTGACACAGATGGAGGGGCTTATAAAAAAGATTTAGACTCAAGATATGGAAGAATAACGCTTTCTCCAAATGAGCAGCTTCCTATTAAAGTACAAGAAGCACGTCCTATTTATGAAGTAAACAAAGATCATTTTAACTGGTTTCCTGAAGAAAATGCTTTTGCTTTAACTTCAATGACATTAGGTGCAGGACAAATTCGAACAAATGGGCGTTTTGCTTTAACCGTTAATTATTCTGATGTAGAAAATAAAGTGAAATCAGTAATAGATCGTATAACCGAAGCAACAATAACAGATAATCCAAATTACGAATTACTTTCTTCAAATGTGGAAATACACATGGTTTTTTCTCTCTGCGGAGGAACAGGATGTGGAACATTCATAAATATGGCATACCTATTACGCAAATGTGCTCCACAATGCAAATTAACGGGTTACGGCGTTTTACCTGATGTATTCGAAGCAATGGCAAGTTCTGGAATGGCGAAAGTTAAACCTAATGCATATGGAGCTATACAAGATTTAGACTGGCTAATGCACATGGATTTAACAAGTGATAAGATATCACTAGACTACATTAGTTCAATTCAAGAAACAAATGATAGACCATTCAATGCATTTTTCTTTATCGATAATAAAAACAGAAACAACGACACATATTTGCATGTAGATCAGTTATCAGAAATGATAAGCCTGACATTAGTTACATCTGCAGGTGAATTATCATCAGCATCAGCAAGTGTTAGCGACAATCTTGAGAAAAATATTAGTGCCGGTTCTATGGATATAGAAAACAAAAAAGCCTGGGCAGCAGGTTTAGGTGTCTGTGAAATCATATTCCATGGAAAAGATCTTAGAGATCTTTATGCTAACAAAGCGGCAAAAAGATTAATAGAAAGATTACTAAATAGTTGCATTGATGCTGATACAATCGTTAATAGCTGGATAGATTCCCCAGAAGTCAATATCCGCGAAAACAATGGTTTCGATAAGGTGATTGATTACATGTTAGATAAAGAACCTCCGTACCCATTTAGCGTAATCAACAATAGAACAAATGCAACTCCAGAATACGAAGCATTCTTAAAAAGTACTCAGCCTAAAGATGGTGAAATTGAAACCAAAATAGCCAGATTAAGCAAACGAGTATCTGAAGAACTTCGCAAATTGATGGTAAAAGAGATCAATCAGGAATGTGGTGTAGGTGCAACTGAAAGTATATTATTAGGAATACAAGCTCAAGTAAGCATCTTCTTAAAAGAAATGAATGATGAATTAAAAGACTTAAAAGAAAAACAGCCAATCATAGAATCATCTGTAACACTTGCTATCAAAGATTTATCTGATTTAAACGGAAAATTCTTTAAGAGTAAACAAAAGTTAGAAGAATATAGTGATAGTGTAATAGATGCTGCTACTATAATGGCTATAAATCAAAGAGAGATAATTCGCAGAAATGCTGCTATAACATTCTATAATGGATTGCAAAACAACCTGATCAATACCTATACAAAAGTAACCAATATCAAAAAGATGTTGATCGCAATTATTTCAAGTTGTACAGAACAATTATCCGAAATACAAAATAGAGTTGGTAGAGCTTCTCAAACATTTCAAATAGATCTAGCGCAAACGTTTCTGAATCAAGTCGTAATTAAAGATGAAGAAATTCAGATAGAAGAGTTTTTAAAGGATTTGTCATATCCAGAAAAAATATTTGATTTCGACACCAAACGTAGCACTGAAGTCACTAAAGAAATTTTAGACTATGCTAAAAGTTTGTCTACTGCTAAAAGATGGGGAAATACAACCATTGATAATATCCTTGACCTCATGGATGAAGATTCATTTAGACACACTGTAAGCATTGCTATCAACAAATCTGAACCACTTTTGAGATGCAACTATAGAGGTTATTCACCAGCAGAGAAACCTGCCAATAGTTTTTATATTGGTGTTCCTGATAAAAAGAATTCTCGCTTATATAAAGATGATTACTTTAAGAATTTACTACAAGGTAGCATTGATGTTGATTTTGCAAACATTGGCGTTAACGATAGAGTTATTATTTATAGGCAATTTGGCGTAGTACCTGCTTATGCAATAGACCCAGTTACATCATACAAAGAAAAATATGATAATTGCAATTGCAATTGCCACTTTGACACAATAATACTCAATAAAATGCAACGTGAAGATTATAGTATCATGCCTAAAGCTGCTGTTGATGACACTTTAGATCTTTGGGTAAAAGGATTCATTTTTGGCTTAATAAAAAATGAAAACGATAAGTATTATTTCAAGTGCGACGAATTAGGAGACTCACTAGATGATAATTGGGTTGAACTAACAAAATATCGTGACGAATCATTTGATTCATTTAAGCGCAATAAAACTATCATCCGCAATGAATTTAATGAGTATTTTAATTTATATCAAAGAAACAAAGGAGTTGATGTTATGCAAGTTAAAGTTGATGATGCTAAGATGAATTATTTTGATA